cattttattaaatcttggattaaattatatgtgcatggaatatattttgcgcactcaaagaaagtatgatttaagtcaccaaccttctgacattctgtacaaagatttgaatcaaaaactttaattcttgctagatgtagagggaaacatgcatgtccaaacttcattctaattaatgttgttatatatcttcgaggtactacgtaatttttaaaccaatatatatttggaacagaaggttgaatcagtgaatactgagatttggattgtttacaaagatctcgccatgattgactccactgatttttaactcgatgcttaatagtgttaactaagtcagatatgcaaaacttacgattatgtGAAGTACCATATTCAATGGCTTTTTTAGCCAAcctatcaacatattcattatgcgttagtcctatatgagccttaacccataaaaagttcactcttcttttatttttatgaatttcaaaaaggattttcttaattagtaggatataaatatttgaattgttattgggaaaatctatagtttgaatagcaagaagaacagagagtgaatcggaaataattgttgcagatatatcttctgattctttaaaatattgcagggcctcataaattgctatggcttcagcactgaagatagaaaaatcatggcctaacttaaatattttttctgttttagtagcaggtatgaaaaaggcacatccagtgccaactaacgtcttagatgcatctgtatatatatttatagaatctggccaattatctaagaatgttcttaagatgttagagctaatattactgttttcatggtaacttggttttactaatttaactgtatgtaaaaaagaatgaaaatcttCGAGTCCAAAACTATCAATCATGTTATAATCACAGTCAAAATTTAACAGATCTCGAAAAGCCTCGCAAAGGGGAGGAGAGTTCTTTAGCTTCCagtatttattagttaaatctgctacattcagcttgttaatattttggtaaagaccgatatttaggtaacgaattttcattaaaaatttctggctgagatatttccttctataattgagtggaatttctaaagcttctacatgtaaagctttatttggggttgatttcatagctcccaaacagatacggagtcctaagttttgtacaacgtctactttgtttaaaatatgtttagaagCTGAGCCATATAGAATACTACCATAATCAATTATAGATCTAATATATGATCGATAGAAAAGCAAAGAAGTTTCAACATCAGCTCCCCACCAGATCCTTGAAactgatttaagaaaatttagaccCTTATTAAATCGATTTATCATAAAGTCAATATGTAATTTCCAAGtcaatttacgatccaaaatcattcccaaatacttaatggAAGAAGCAAATGCATAGTCGTAGCCATTAAgttttaaattctctatttttgggaTATTATGTCGAGTGAAAATACAGACAGTAGATTTATTTTAAGCTATTTCGAATCCGTTTTGATTGAACCATAAATTAACACAACATTGAATTCGTCCTAAGGTTTGAACCGAGTTATCATAAGTTTTGGCCTGTGAATACAGGAgaaaatcatcagcatattgtattatttgaaatttaaaaatgtcagtagggactttatgcaaatccgcagtatacatattaaacaaaaggGTCGAATTAATGGTCGAATTAAAGGTGTCGAATTaatggtcgaataactttattcgTCCAATAAACGACTATTAGTAGTTGGTGACACCGGCCATTTATATATAGTAGttaattcaaataaaaaaaatagataaaaaacagatgacttattaataattaaatataaattctatgtatacagagtgggccaaagaaaagagtccacctcgatatttggcagtatttattagattttaaggaaatgacgaaacaggtcgatttttgatctaagagggacacatttttacggtacatacatctgtcatttgtcaaccgtCTCCTTCCACTtgccccaccccttatttttatatagggaataggggtcgtgtgctggctcatttgaaaggatattcaattctctattcagtaatattaacattgaaatacttatttatacaggatgtccaagaaaaattattttgaattaaattaattgacacaaaaagaagaatgtatgtaatttatttaactcaaaatacattctactgctaacagaaaacagaaaaaaagctttatttgataaataaacattgcttgttgcttaaattcaatattaaacctaccaagaggcagatgggtggcagcttgaacattgaaattaagcaaaaagcaatgtttatttatcaaaaaacattttttttctgttttgtgacagcagtagaatgtattttgaattaaataaattatatccattcttctttttgtgtcaattaatttaatttaaaaaaaattcttggacatcctgtataaataattaggttaatgtttatattactgaatagagaattgaataaccttttaaatgagctagcacacaactcctattccctatttaaaaataaggggtggggcaAGTGGAAGGGAGAGGGTTCACAAATGACATGTATGTACCATacaaatgtgtcccccttagattaaaaatcgacccgtttcgtcatttccttaaaatctaataaatactgccaaatatcgaggtggactcttttctttggcccactctgtataattaCAATACATTTTATATTAACTTCATTGTGTAGCAATTATAAACTAGTGGCCAATGTTTTTCCAAACACTGATCCAAACAATTCAGTTTTTGTCTCATCAGTTCATAAATTGTCATCAATAGGGGCCATAAAATTAACCAACTTGGTATGCGCAGCATATCTAATTTTTCTACCTTTCGTTGCCTTTGTGTCTATTTTTCTTTTCATCTTACTTCTCAAATTTTGTAGTTGTACCCATTGTCTACCTAACTGCACAGGATCTGTTAAAGATGACGATTTAAATTCAATCAGCTCCCTAAGAAGTTGATGATAAAAGTCATCATCATCAAATATTTCACTATTGTATTCTTCACTTGGTTTTTCTTGTGTACTTTCCTCTTCATTATCACTAGCACTGTCCTCaccaatgattttgtaatcacttctttttaatcttgttcttttGATTAATTTGTCTTTATCGCCTAAGGAATGTTCAATATGTTGGATAATGGAGTGATTGTTggtcatattttttaaaactgGCATTCTAGTTTTTTCATGCCATTTTTTAATCACACTGTTCCTATGATCTTTGTATAAATTATGCTTTTGTTGTAAATCGTTTCCAAAATCTGTAATCTTCAGCCTCTTTTTTGGACTTTCTTCATTTTCATCTTCACTTAAATCCGCATCAACTTCATCTTCAGTATCACTAGGAACTTCTTCATTATCAGGATCATCACTTTCAGATTAAGTGCTACAAATAGTGAATAAAATGTGGAAAAATTAAGGTATCCTGAAAGATTGGAAAATGTAACTAATAGTTACAAAAAAGGAAATTCAAGGGAATGTAATAACTACCCAGAATTGATGTTGCTATGTAcaattacaatcactgaatagtttacaccttaatttttatattgtaatactgtaaaattgcagtgtcgtactgatttgataaatgtcaaagtcaaaaaatttcaaaaagtcagTGATTGTAAAGAATTTCGcgagttttgaaaaataaaataaaatgataCCAAACTTTTGGTCCAAATGCATTTCAAAATGGTTAGAATGCATTTGAATGATGCGAAAAAAGCAAGAGCAATTGCCAATATCCAAAAAGGTTGGTCACTAAGGCAAGTTGCTGCAGATTTGAATGTGAGCCATATGTGCATATGGAAAATCAAACAAAGTtgggataactttcactttataGCGTGGTTGGGCGGTTCAAGAGGGCAGAAGATCTCCACAGATCAACAGGATGAGATGTTAGTAGATTGTTTGAAAGAATCTTCTTTTGCCACAGCTCAAAAAGAGACAGCGTTTCCAGGCagaaaaaaggtaaaaaatataaaaaatcggctcctagatacgtaagcttgtaaactattcaatgattGTAACTGTACCCACATGTATAAACTAAAACAGGTAACACAAAAAGTGCTTCAAGAGAAAAACAACATATAGATACAATGTATCTATGTCATAGTATTTCTTAACTTAGGTACAAAAAGTCTTAGAAAAGTACCAAGACAGAAAATATGGAAAATACTAAGGGAAAAGGGAATGGACAACAAGTtactaaaaatgataaaaaatatacaatgAGAACAATGCTATAATTATTAAACATTGACAGGTTTACAATAAATTGAGATTTAAGGCAGATATGAGCATTTAGTTCAACAATATTTCCAATATTTATGGATGGAATTATTGAGAAATATACATCAAGGAGTAAAAAGCTGAATGTAGGGTGTAGAAATCTTGCACTGAGTATTTTCTGATAATTTGGTGCTAAgtacaaaaactgaaaaaaaacttCAGAATAATTTGGAAATATGGAAAGAAGTACTCACTAAATACAGAATGAAGATATAGTATTGATTTTCTAATAAAACATTTTGTGGCTTGGGTTATAAGTTATGGAgcattcaagtattacgtaacgcaattttttaagatttttaaccCAACCCCTTCCCCACTGTAACGCATTATTATGGGAGTTTAACTGGTGccacttcggtatgcggtctaccgtctaatatgtggtctacggcaatttagctgattcggcatgcggtctacgtacaaaaacaaattagagaaactattacaaacattactattttattattactaacagcttcactgttcaattggtaattatacaaagagtctacattctaccacatccaatactattttaatattaaatatcatgcaaccgcagtaaatatcggtttttgcctgaaaggaggaagacctaacccttcggtccaaacccaacttacgggtattagagtgagagaaccgcagggcaggaggtatttgaccgctgcgcgcaatcacaagccaccctttttattatcactaaacggtcttttcagcgttttaaattaacactcaaggcccatttcgttgattcaagtttatataggcaacccaaattacacgccgctaatcctcGGTTCGGGATTTAGACAGAATAACAGGTGAAGTGTGAAGTAAAGCACAAGTATGAcaagtaaagtaaagtataaatataaataataaataaatagtttgtaatagtttctctaatttgtttttgtacgtagaccgcatgccgaatcagctaaactgccgtagatcgcatatcagatggtagaccgcataccaaactagaaactctgccgtagaccgcataccgaagtagCACCGTTTAAATATTGCGGGatgcaatttttgaagatttttgatccCCCCCCTTCCCCAGCTgagttacgtaatacttgaacggtcccttataTGTATGTGCCCGATATATATGACAAATGTAAAAATTTGTATGTCTATAAAATCTAGTAGAAAATCGAAATAAGAAAATAGATAAAAAACAGATTTATTGATAATTAGATATAAATCctatgtaaatatttatatacataatatgtacttACAATACATTTTATATTAACTTCATTGTGAACCAATTATGAACCAGTGGTCTGTGTTTTTCCAAACACTGATCCAAACAATTCAGTTTTTGCCTCATCAGTCCATAAATTGTCATCAATAGGGGCCATAAAATTAACCAACTTGGTATGCACAGCATATCTAATTTTTCTACCTTTTGTTGCCTTTGTGTCTATTTTTCTTTTCATCTTACTTCTCAAATTTTGTAGTTGTACCCACTGTCTACCTAACTGCACAGGATCTGTTAAAGATGATGATTTAAACTCAATCAGTTCCCTCAGAAGTTGATGATAAAAGTCATCATCATCAAATATTTCACTATTGTATTCTTCACTTGATTTTTCTTGTTTACTGTCCTCTTCAATATCACTGGCACTATCCTCtccaatgattttgtaatcacttctttttaatcttgttcttttGATTAATTTGTCTTTATCACCTAAGGAATGTTCAATATGTTGGATAATGGAGTGATTGCTggtagtattttttaaaactGGCATTCTAGTTTTTTCATGCCATTTTTTAATCACACTGTTTCTATAATCTTTGTATAAATTATGCTTTTGTTGTAAATGATTTCCAAAATCTGCAATCTTCAGCCTCTTTTTAGGACTTTCTtcattttcatcatcacttaAATCAGCATCAGCTTCATCTTCAGTATCACTTGGAATCTCTTCATCATCAGGATCGTCACTTTCAGCTTTTTTATTTGATGACACAAGTTTCTTTGTTTCAGGATATTTTTTCCACATAAGATCCtgtaaacataaaaatttgtcaaGTAAAGTAGATACAGTGTTTTTGGTTTTCTCAACAGTAGTGCTAAAATCTTGTCCTGATTCTTTCTTTATCTCCTTATATTTTTCATAGTTGGGCATTTTGTTAGCAGTTAATAAACACTTTTGAACCTGAATTCTCATTTCAAGAAGACTCTCCCAAATATGCATCTGATTTTTTACACATAATCCTTTTTTAGCTTGAGTTGAAACATCTGTAGTTTTTAAAGTTTCGAAATTGGATGTATCTTCTAATTCTGGGTTGTCAGAATTATCATCATATTCTTGATCTGAATCAATTGATTCATCATCAGAATTTGATTTCTCAGATTCATTGCTATCATTCTCATCATCTTCAAGTTCGTCTTGCCCTTCATTTGAATTATCAGATTCTGCAtctaaaacaaaagtaaaaacgtACATTTAAGTTACAGTCCACattaaatttgttttaattttgacTTTAACACGTTTGCTACTCATATATGAGCCACATCGATTTTTCCCATAGAGCAGTGTTTCACCCGTGAGCCAGGGATCACACTACATATAATGACAATTTAAATAGCCGTGGTATGTGAGGATGAAACTTAAATATCCCCTTGGCAGCAAGCAGGTTAAATATGTAGGAAAAATAATTATTACCTTCTACATCATTATCAGATTCAGAAAATTCGCTAGAATCATTATCAGGATTTAAATGCCTTCTGCTTCCTTTTTTGCCGGCATATCTTTCATCAACGTCAGCTAATAGATCAATGTTGTCTTTTCTAAACTTGCTCCCTTGATTAGTTTCTTCTCCATGTTCTTGAGGATATTCTGTATTTAATTTCGCCGTGGTATCATCCTCGTAATTATCTTCCGGGTCTAATTCATCAGGAGTGGTAGTTAAAAGTGATGAAATTTTGTCAGCCaacgtttttttattcattttatttttaaattgtaattatAAAGACCTTTACAAAATCTAGAACCACTGAACCATATCTGAAAAAATTAGGTTATGTTTTGACTTTTGACACATGTGGATAGTTCGTTGTTTGTACTCGATTCTAGATCCTGACCCGTTGcttagcggcgtgtaatttgtgttgcctatataaacttgaatccCGAAATGGGCCTgtttattattcaaaaaatattacaaatgtaTATACAAATCAATGTAGTTACTATTTTATTCTTCCAAGAAATAAAGTCATCATGGTTGGAAAACTCTATTGTATCGTATTGCATAGGAATGCTATGAGAAGTTTCATAATAAAGTCCTTTTTAAAAGTTGCATGATAATTACACAGagaacatttattttaaattgttttagtTTCTGCAGAAACCGAAGCAGAAACTGATACATTTGTGTGCACTTTTTTGACATGAACGTTTAAATTTGACTTATATCTAAATTGTCTATCACAATGTGTGCACTTATAGACGTTGCCTTTAAGCACTTTTCAAGGGGCCATTACATCTACATCCAATTTGTCGGGATGCGAACTTTTTACatatggaccgtgatagtgtgacgtcaaaacgtcaaattttttccaaacacgttgtgtctagatgtacgctaacgtgtacgcaaataaaaaagttaggtagaattaaacgtcataacaaatatttttctatcaaacaaacactaaacatatcaaaatagcgtgtatcaaaatatacagtccaAAGATCTTATACtcatagatttggccaactcggaaaaatagcgtaacgcggagcagttctggtcggtggtctatccatctctctctaccggcgcttaactttctctctctagcatatgatggccgccgcctgtgtgtcactgtcgttccgttactcacacctcttggtagatacgctcacactcgcacgacagacaaagatagctaaaccaccgtacttgatatcggcgttacaccccgatgcattgagtagcATATGACTAGCCagatctattttctttacatatctctgatacagtcactgcccacgctaaatagtcactagcttgatgaagtttaacttttttatttgcgtacattttagcgtgtgACACgcatagagttaaatattagcatagagagaatgggtgcattcagcagacgcaatcgctaactaatcgattagtaatcgatttgtgatttacatgctaaatgtcaaaatttatgtggcattcagcagaaaatcactaatcgattagttagcgattgtgtctgctgaatgcacccagtgtcattcagagcgaagtgacgacaccatcttttttatttggattagtgctgtttcactcttacgcatagtaaagctgctacagttgtcctcctcttccgtgcctatattcacactgaatgtgattatagattctcgatacaatgtgttagaaggagatgcagcaaaccagtccctgagatcttgtcgtcaggaagcgcggaaggtaggctccctctatgttaatatatacctctatggtgaCACGatgtcagattttgtcaggacgttttaacattgagtcttatgggattattttgttaaacttgaatattttattttgtagtgataataaccgaatacaattgttagaattcattagttattaatttataggCTCTGAGCTTCGCTCGTAGCGCTCCTGgtggattactaattcaactttcaccgctaatttttaaatttattatttaattgttatcgcttaatatttacaactcaaaaaattaattaaattgtactcGATTTTtctaagattttgctaatcattttgacgttctattgataaaatatgaatttcttacttcggatactttcacaattatcatgtagatggcgctaagGTTACCGTTTATTTCAATCAatgatattacggaacattaaaaaaacttaaattcagtatttaaaacgtaagtatatttaaggtaaaaatatataccacagctttgaccaactaatattttttataattaatgtttttacttttaattttaaattaatcactttgacatttatgtcaaatttccggtaaacgtttacagacttgccactactggcgctctcgaatttgtaaatatcccctctacgtacgagctcgcACAGcgtatactgtaatttatagtgcaacaaaaatattttctttttcgttaataaagatttattgacataaactgcgatagtgagattatgta
The window above is part of the Diabrotica virgifera virgifera chromosome 2, PGI_DIABVI_V3a genome. Proteins encoded here:
- the LOC114330886 gene encoding protein AATF — protein: MNKKTLADKISSLLTTTPDELDPEDNYEDDTTAKLNTEYPQEHGEETNQGSKFRKDNIDLLADVDERYAGKKGSRRHLNPDNDSSEFSESDNDVEDAESDNSNEGQDELEDDENDSNESEKSNSDDESIDSDQEYDDNSDNPELEDTSNFETLKTTDVSTQAKKGLCVKNQMHIWESLLEMRIQVQKCLLTANKMPNYEKYKEIKKESGQDFSTTVEKTKNTVSTLLDKFLCLQDLMWKKYPETKKLVSSNKKAESDDPDDEEIPSDTEDEADADLSDDENEESPKKRLKIADFGNHLQQKHNLYKDYRNSVIKKWHEKTRMPVLKNTTSNHSIIQHIEHSLGDKDKLIKRTRLKRSDYKIIGEDSASDIEEDSKQEKSSEEYNSEIFDDDDFYHQLLRELIEFKSSSLTDPVQLGRQWVQLQNLRSKMKRKIDTKATKGRKIRYAVHTKLVNFMAPIDDNLWTDEAKTELFGSVFGKTQTTGS
- the LOC114330891 gene encoding protein AATF-like, with amino-acid sequence MNDDPDNEEVPSDTEDEVDADLSEDENEESPKKRLKITDFGNDLQQKHNLYKDHRNSVIKKWHEKTRMPVLKNMTNNHSIIQHIEHSLGDKDKLIKRTRLKRSDYKIIGEDSASDNEEESTQEKPSEEYNSEIFDDDDFYHQLLRELIEFKSSSLTDPVQLGRQWVQLQNLRSKMKRKIDTKATKGRKIRYAAHTKLVNFMAPIDDNL